A window of Actinomycetota bacterium genomic DNA:
GGGTGGTCGAGCAGGGCTCGCACGCCGACCTGTGCCGGGCCGGCGGGCTGTATGCCGAGCTGTACGGGATCGGCGCCCGTGCCTTCGAGGACGACGCTCAGGCGCCCAGCGTGAGCAGTGCCACCCACTGGCCCGGGGGCCAGGCCGGCCCCGCGGCCCCCGCCGTGGACGGGCTGCGGTAGCTGTCGGTGAGCACCCAGCGCGTCGGCGCGACGACGGCGCCGAGCTCCTCGGGGGTGCAGAAGAGGTAGTCCCACCACGGCGTTACCACCTGGCCGTCGCGTACCCGCAACCGCAACTGGCCGGGCAGGCGCCCGAGCCGGCGGTTGGCCTCGTGGTAGCGGAGGTGGTCGGGATCGGTCGTGCCGTAGGGGTCGAGCGTCTCGCCCACGATCCGCGCACCCGGGCGGGCCATGGCGGCCAGGGCAGCCAGGAACTCCGGGGCCTGGTCGGCCCCGCCCAGCAGCCCGAGGTTGTTGCCCAGCATCACGAACGAGTCGAACGGCTCGGGGCTGGTCCGCGCCAGGTCGAAGACGGTCCCGTTGAAGGTGTTCACGACGCCCCGCCGCCGGCTCACTGCCACCGCACCGGGCGAGACGTCGAGGGCCACGACTTCGCGGTCTCGCCCCTGCAGTGCGAGGGCG
This region includes:
- a CDS encoding methyltransferase — translated: MGDDRRHQEHLVVGDAFGNVLTACDAAGAAQGAAFEVIERSDGYVRATDAARYFAPHDQWGPTARFACDQAVGRTLDIGAGAGRLALALQGRDREVVALDVSPGAVAVSRRRGVVNTFNGTVFDLARTSPEPFDSFVMLGNNLGLLGGADQAPEFLAALAAMARPGARIVGETLDPYGTTDPDHLRYHEANRRLGRLPGQLRLRVRDGQVVTPWWDYLFCTPEELGAVVAPTRWVLTDSYRSPSTAGAAGPAWPPGQWVALLTLGA